Proteins from a single region of Chrysemys picta bellii isolate R12L10 chromosome 25, ASM1138683v2, whole genome shotgun sequence:
- the PDE4C gene encoding 3',5'-cyclic-AMP phosphodiesterase 4C isoform X8: MPDASPWFSASWGFIKISGRFKRMLNRELTHLSETSRSGNQVSEYISSTFLDKQHEVEIPSPTPKEKEAEKTTRPMAQISGLKKLTHSSSFISSSIPRFGVKTDQEGLLAKELKDTNKWGLDMFKITEYSGNRPLTVVMYSIFQERDLMKTFSIPADTFITYLMTLEDHYHADVAYHNNIHAADVVQSTHVLLSTPALEAVFTDLEVMAAIFASAIHDVDHPGVSNQFLINTNSELALMYNDVSVLENHHLAVGFKLLQEENCDIFQHLSKKQRQSLRKMAIDMVLATDMSKHMNLLADLKTMVETKKVTSLGVLLLDNYSDRIQVLQNMVHCADLSNPTKPLELYRQWTDRIMVEFFHQGDREREKGMEISPMCDKLSASVEKSQVGFIDYIAHPLWETWADLVHPDAQEILDTLEDNREWYQSMIPRSPSPPEEQDPEKGGGGEKFQFQLTLEEEGESDTEPEEAESPLEEDNSGSDSKMLATDDSESPELERLSPGSAGRDSPPPTPSGPLRNTLVKQKEALHFDNRRALERTLSQPDGGTSELGRRGSLEAKELALDTEGNLTFLPLGT; the protein is encoded by the exons ATGCCTGACGCCAGCCCTTGGTTCTCCGCATCCTGGGGCTTTATCAAGATAAGTGGGCGA TTTAAAAGGATGCTGAATAGGGAACTGACGCACCTATCCGAAACCAGCCGCTCTGGCAACCAGGTGTCTGAATACATCTCCAGCACCTTCCTGG ACAAGCAGCATGAGGTGGAAATTCCCTCCCCCACGCCCAAGgagaaggaggcggagaagaCGACGCGCCCCATGGCCCAGATCAGCGGCCTGAAGAAACTGACGCACAGCTCCAGCTTCATCAGCTCCAGCATCCCTCGCTTCGGGGTCAAGACGGACCAGGAAGGGCTCCTGGCCAAG GAACTCAAAGATACAAACAAATGGGGTCTTGACATGTTTAAAATCACCGAGTATTCTGGCAACCGCCCGCTTACGGTCGTCATGTACAGCATCTTCCAG gagcgggACCTGATGAAGACCTTCAGCATCCCAGCCGACACCTTCATCACCTATCTGATGACCCTGGAGGACCATTACCATGCCGACGTAGCCTATCACAACAATATCCACGCCGCAGACGTGGTCCAGTCCACGCACGTGCTGCTGTCCACGCCGGCTctggag GCTGTGTTCACGGACCTGGAGGTCATGGCTGCCATCTTCGCCAGCGCCATCCATGACGTTGACCACCCAGGCGTGTCAAACCAGTTCCTGATCAACACCA ACTCGGAGCTGGCTCTGATGTACAACGACGTCTCTGTCCTGGAGAATCACCACTTGGCCGTGGGCTTCAAGCTCCTCCAGGAGGAAAACTGCGACATCTTCCAGCACCTCAGCAAGAAGCAGCGGCAGTCGCTCCGCAAGATGGCCATCGACATG GTGCTGGCAACGGACATGTCCAAACACATGAACCTGCTGGCAGATCTGAAGACGATGGTGGAGACCAAGAAAGTGACCAGTCTGGGAGTCCTGCTGCTGGATAACTACTCGGACCGAATCCAG GTCCTGCAGAACATGGTTCACTGCGCTGACCTCAGCAACCCCACCAAGCCGCTGGAGCTGTACCGCCAGTGGACGGACCGGATCATGGTGGAGTTCTTCCACCAGGGGGACCGGGAGCGGGAGAAGGGCATGGAGATCAGCCCCATGTGTGACAAGCTCAGCGCCTCCGTGGAGAAGtcccag GTGGGCTTCATCGACTACATCGCTCACCCGCTGTGGGAGACGTGGGCCGACCTGGTGCACCCCGACGCCCAGGAGATCCTGGACACGCTGGAGGACAACCGGGAGTGGTACCAGAGCATGATCCCGCGCAGCCCCTCGCCGCCCGAGGAGCAGGACCCCGAGAAGGGCGGTGGGGGGGAGAAGTTCCAGTTCCAGCTGACCCTGGAGGAGGAGGGCGAGTCGGACACTGAGCCGGAGGAGGCCGAGAGCCCGCTGGAGGAGGACAACAGTGGCAGCGACTCCAAGATGCTGGCCACGGACGACTCGGAGTCGCCAGAGCTCGAGCGCCTGTCCCCTGGCTCCGCTGGCCGGGACTCTCCGCCCCCCACGCCCAGCGGCCCGCTCAGGAACACGCTGGTCAAGCAGAAAGAGGCCTTGCACTTTGACAACAGGAGGGCTCTGGAGAGGACGCTCTCGCAGCCCGACGGCGGCACCTCGGAGCTGGGCCGCAGGGGGAGCCTGGAGGCCAAGGAGCTGGCCCTGGACACAGAGGGGAACCTCACGTTTCTGCCACTGGGGACGTAA